CACTTGAGCGATCGAGGATAATTCGTCCCAAGCCGCTTTAGCCTCTTCTTCCGTATCGTAGATGCCCTGCACACGATACCCCTTGGCTTCGAAATCCTCGAAAAGGTTCCAACGGGTGGCGTCTTCTACCTCGAAAACGGCATCTTCCAAGACCGCGAATTCCTCTTGGCTAACAAAAATGGTTATCTCGTACATGACTATCTTTTTGCCTACTTGGCTTCAGGTCCCTTTTTGAAGAATGTAGCTCCTAGCATTCCGCCTAAAGAGCCTAAAACGAGCGACAAGACCGTTCCCGCTATGAATATGCCCACTAGAAACATAGTGGCATTGTCGGAGACGAAAATTCGCTCCCCTACCTCAGCAGCTTCGGGTTGGCCCGACTCGTAAGCCTGCCTAATAAATTCCTCACGAAGCTTTGCCCACTCTTCGTCCGTGATGGAAGGCAGGGCCCAAAGCGGAAACGCGACGAAAGTAATCAACATTCCCAGGAAGGAGGAAATGGCTCCCATTTTCACTCCAGTGAAAATCGAGATAGTGATGCCAAAACGTTTCGCGAAGTGGCCCGCCGCCGCCAAGCCACCTATCACGAAATGAATACACAGGAAGAGGTAACTGTAGCCTACAAATCCGAGCACCGCGGTAATGGCGGCAGCCAGAGCAATGGATTTCTTCTGCGAACAGGTGTCGAGATCCACGATCTCGTCTTCGTCTCTTTCAAGTAATTCGCTCATATTCGGGCCAGCATTGTAGCTTCGACAGACTCGAGGCGAGGCTATTTTCCGGGTCCGAGTCCGGAAAAGATTTCAGCAGGCGACACAGAACTGTCCGCGCTCAAATCGAGAAATCGTCCCCTATCAGCCACTTGCCCCCGAAACCACGTCCTCTGCTTCTTGGCGAGCCGACGGGTGTTTACCGTTATCCGCTCGACGAGCTGAGCCTGATCGTATTCGCCCTTGAGATACGCGATCGTCTCTCGGTAGCCGATTGACCTGCAGGCACTCGGATTCTCTTCGATTCCACGCTCCAGCAAACGCTCAACTTCCTCGACGAGTCCCATATCGAGCATAATCCCCACCCTGCTGGCGATTCGCTCATTCAATTCCTCCGTTTCCCGCGTCAAAATGCAAAGTTGCTTGTCCGCCTCGGTCAGCGAATTCGACTGGCCTGCAAACTCTCGCTTGAGCTGCTGCAAAGTCTTCCCGGACTCAAGACATCGCTCCAATGCCTTTTGCACGCGCCGAGGGTTTTCAATGTCTAAGCCATCTATGCCCAAGGGGTTGCGGTCGCGGAGTTCTTCCACCGCGGCAGAAAGGCCTCGCTCCATAAAACTAGATACCATCTCTTTCGTATCGTTCGAAACGTCCACCGCGTCCACGACCGGATCAAAAAAGGCTTTCAGATAAAATCCGCTACCGCCGACCACAAGGACCCTTTTTCCCCTCCCCTGGATCTCTCTGATCACCTCTTTCGCGAGATCTAGGTAGCGGCCCACATCCATTTGTTCGCAAGGCTCTAGGATATCAATCAAGTGATGCGGAACTCTCGTACGCTCAGAGGAATCAGGCTTGGCGGTGCCGATATCCATACCTCGGTAGAAGAGCAGCGAATCGCAATTGACGATTTCCGCACCGAAGGCTTCCGCCCAGCTGAGGGCATACTCCGTCTTGCCAACCGCGGTACAGCCAGTCAGGCAATAAATCGTACTCAGCGAGTCCTTCTTTCGCCCTTTGTTACTCTTGTTCCCTGACATCTGTTACCCTTCCGTAACCATGGAGTTACAGGCGAGTTACATCTCCTGCGAGCGAATACAATTGACTCGCGCCTGCTCATTCGAGCGTCATTACGAAGAGCAAGAAAACATACCACGCCTCCTTGGTTAGCTCGCAACTCATGAAGAAGCCTCCGCTCAGATACAAGACGATCTTCATATCAGATGTCCACCTCGGCACTCTGAATTGCAAGGCGAAGGAATGTTTGCACTTCCTGAAAAACACTCGCTGCGACCGGCTGGTCCTAAACGGCGACATCATCGATGGCTGGCAGCTCGGGCGCGGAAGCAAATGGAGCAAAATGGACACGAAGTTCGTTCGCTACATTCTGAAACGCGTCGAAAAGCAGCAGCAAGAGGTCATCTACCTGCGTGGTAATCACGACGATATCCTAAGCCGTTTCCTTCCGATGGAGTTTTCAACGGTGAAAATCGTCGAAGACTACATTCACGAAAACGCAAACGGCCGCTATTTGGTGCTGCACGGAGACGTGTTCGACACCATTACCAAGAATTTCACCTTCCTCGCTCATCTCGGCGATTGGGGCTACAAAATGCTAATGAGCCTAAATCGCTGGTACAACAAGTACCGATCCTGGAGGGGCAAGGAGTACTACTCCCTCTCCAAAGCGATCAAAGCGAAAGTAAAAAAAGCCGTCAGCTTCATTTCCGATTTCGAGGAAAAATTGGCTAAATTGGCCGCCTCGAGAGATTGCGTAGGTGTAATCTGTGGCCATATCCACACTCCCGCAGACAAACACTGCGAAGGGATGCACTACCTCAACTCGGGCGATTGGGTCGAATCGTTGTCTGCGATCGTCGAACACCAGGATGGCCGATTCGAGCTCATCCACTTCTCCGAATTCTTGGCTGAATACCCAATGAAGCAGGAGGAAAACGCTAACGAGATCGAAGACGAACTAGACGCCGACTTCCCTCGGGGATTGGCGGCGGAAGGCTTCTAATTGATCGGCAAGGCCGTTTGCCGGCCCGTTGTTTTTCGGCCGTAGAGCAGGAAAACCTTGGCGTGTTCCCACTGGTATTAACGCCTAAGCTATCCTAGTCAATTAACCCCAGTTTCTGATTAAATTGACATACGGCATTTAAGTACTACTCCACCAAAGGATAGGGAGTTTAACCGTTTTTTTAATTTCGGAAAACTCTGACCAAACATCCGACCTCTAAATCTGACCTCCATACAACATGGCACAAGAAGACATCCAATCAGCCGCTGACGCTGTAAGTTCAGCAAACGAACCCGACGGGATTATGAGTTTCTTCACCGAAGAACGTCTCGACGGGATCTTGGCTTGGGCTGCGGAAAACGCGCTTAAGGTAGTGGCTGCGATTCTCATTTTCGTAATCGGAAAGTGGATCGCAGGCAAAATCCGCAACGGCGTTAAAAAAGCCATGGAGAAGAAGGAAGTCGATCCGGCTCTGGTCTCTTTCGGCGTCAACATCATCTACTACGTTTTGATGATCGCCGTTATCTTGGCCGCGGTTCAACAGGTTGGATTCCAAACTACTTCACTCGTCGCCATACTCGGTGCTGCTGGCTTGGCAGTGGGCATGGCCCTGCAGGGCTCCCTCTCAAACTTCGCTGCTGGCGTGCTCATCATCATGTTCCGCCCATTCCGCATCGGAGACGTAATCAATGCTGGTGGTCAGACTGGTTGCGTTAAGGAAATCGGCGTACTCGTCACCATCATGACTAGCCCAGACAACAAGAAGATCATTATGCCAAACTCGGCGATCATGTCTGGCTGCATCACTAACATCACTGCCCACGAAACCCGTCGTGTCGACATGACGGTCGGTGTCAGCTACTCGGACGATTTGGACAAGGTTCAAAGCATTATCCTCGATGTGCTGAATGCCGACAGCCGCGTCCTCCAAGACCCAGCTCCTCAAGTGGTCGTTGCAGAACTCGCAGACAGCAGCGTCAACTTCAACGTTCGTCCATGGACCAAGGGCTCAGACTACTGGGGCGTATTCTTCGACTTCCAGAAGACCATCAAGCAACGCTTGGACAAGGAAGGCGTCACCATTCCATTCCCACAGCAAGACGTCTACATGCACCAAGTCGACAAGGCGTAAGCCTTAAGACAGACACTTTCAAATACGACAAAGCCGCAGCGTTTCAGCTGCGGCTTTTTTGTATCCAATTAAAAAAACGTGAGCTTTCGCTCAACGCATTCCTAGCGGTTTATCCAACACCTCACGCAGAACGAATGCGGTCTTGAGCGACGTCTGATCCTTCAGCTCTCGGTTGAGCTTCTCCCTGATCACGGAAGTTGAAGCGAGCGACTTTTTGTCAGCATAATGATTATCGCGAATCCGAGAGACCTTTTCGCGAGCCACGCGTTCCATCCGCTTCGCCTGTTCCATCTTACGCTCAATCTCCTCCCTTCGCTTTGCATAAGGGTCTAGAGTCTTGAAATCGATAGGTTCACTCTGCTCCACTGGAACTGGAACAGGAACAGGTTCAGGAATACGAGAGGGAATCTCTCGATAGCTTTCAGGTTCCGGGTCAAACTCGATGACTGTAGGTCCAGCGTCAGGCTCCGGAATAGAGCTCACCTTTCCCTGCCTCTCGAGTATTTTACGGCGAATCTCCTCTTGGATCTTACGAGCTCTCTCCTGAGCCTCAGGATCTGGCTCATCCTCGCCCGACTGACTAGGCGTCTTTAGAGCATTGATTATGTATATGATGAAGATGACTACAGGAGCCAGCTTCCCCAAGTTTTCTAGCAACCAATCCATGACGGGCTACTTAGCGTCCTTTTCGCTTTCGCCCTTACCGGAGATAGAGTCTCGCATACGAGTATCGGACTCTACGTTTTTCATCTTGTAGTAATCCATTATACCCAGATTTCCACTACGGAAGGCTTCAGCCATGGCGAGCGGTACTTGCGCTTCGGCTTCAACCACCTTGGCACGCATCTCTTGCACCTTCGCCTGCATTTCCTGCTCAAGAGCAACCGCAGCGGCACGGCGAATTTCCGCCTCTGCTTGAGCCATATTCTTATTCGCCTCCGCTTGGGCCTCCTGCAGAAGAGCTCCTACGTTTTGACCCACATCGACATCGGCGATATCGATAGAAAGAATTTCAAAGGCAGTTCCCACATCTAGCCCTCGCTCGAGCACAACCTTGGAAATGCTGTCGGGGCTCTCGAGGACCTTCTTGTAGGTGTCTGCAGAACCAATAGTGGTTACGATACCTTCACCCACACGAGCGATGATAGTCTCTTCCTTGGCGCCGCCCACGAAACGGTCGAGGTTCGTCCTAACCGTCACTCTCGCCTTAGCCTTAACTTGTATCCCATCTTTGGCGACGCCATCGATTGTCTTTTTCGGACCATCCTGGCTTGGACAATCGATCACCTTCGGGTCTACCGAGGTTCGCACGGCTTCCACAACAGACTTTCCGGAACCCTTGGTCGCAAGGTCTATCGCGCAAGCGCGCACCCACTCGAGGCTGATACCCGCTTTCTTGGCCGCGATGATAGCTTGCACAGTAGGGATCAGATTACCCCCTGCCAAATAGTGAGCTTCCAGCTCTCCTTCCGAAAGATTGATGCCTGCCTTTACGGCTGTAATTTTCGCATCCACTACCGTACTGTAAGGAACTCCACGAAGCCGCATAGCCACCAACTTCGCAAATCCCACCGCGGCATCGGACAAGATCGCCTTCAACCATGTCTGGAAGAAAGATAGCAGATAAAGAAAAACTACTAGTCCGATAATACCCGCCACTACCAAGGCGATTGTGATCATTGTGCTATTCATAATTATATTTTGGATACTGTTACTTTAAATTGATCAAAAGATTCTATTTTCACGGCTGCCCCCTTCTCGATGAACCCGCTGCAAGAAACCGCTTCCATCTTTTTTCCCTCACAAAGGATATAACCACTGGGAGCCATGGCAGTCGCGGTGCTGCATTCCTTACCAATCATCGACTCATCGCCGACCGCATTCTGGCTGATCCCATCCACCTTGTCTTGCAGAAAAAATTTCTTACCTGCCGGCGTCTTGGGGAGCACCTTGAATTCAAACCAAAGACAAGCGACCAAACCTGCTAGGCCAATTAGAAAAACGATAATGGCTCCCTCTGCTCCGTAGCCATCGTAAGCAAAGCCCACCGCAGCGATTAAACTCAAGCCTCCGAAAATCCCAACAATCCCGCCGGGGATAAAGATCTCCAACATGACGAGCCCTAGGCCGAGTATGATCAGTCCAACTAATAGGCTCATGATTGAACCTCCTCTACAATGTATCCAAAATCTCTTTTCGACACGACTCGAAGAGGAACCCCTTTTCTGGCTGTGCCAAACTCGAGTTTCGCTTCGTAGCGTTTTCCGTGAACTTCGATTTGGCCGGACGGAACGAGATCGGTGGTCGCTATCGCCATCTCCCCTACGATTCCCACAGCTTCCTGGGCGACTGGCTCGTCGCTCTCCACAGCAAGAGATTCCTTCAACACCAATCGATCCCAGATAAACGTTTTCGGCAAAAAGCGGGCGAGAACCAAGATAAGAACAATACCCATAAGGGTGCCGCCTAGAAGGTTTTGGATCGGTCGTTCAAACATCTCCCAACTCCAAGTGAAGTCCGGTGTCTCCGCCGGCCAAACATCCGCCATGGACCATACGAGGCTTACCATCAAAAAAACGAATCCGGGAATAGCAAATATGAGAACGCCAGGGGCAACCACGATTTCCAATACCAACAGAGCAATACCGATCACGAAGAGCAGCAGCGGTTCGTGTCCCGAGAGACCAGCGACGTTGTGCCCGAAAATGGCTATCAAAAAGAAAACGACCCCAACTATTCCGAAAATCCCAAATCCAGGTGATTGAAATTCCACATACACGCTTATCACCGCTACGGCTAAGAGGAAAGGAGCCAACGAGACAATAAACTGTGCTAGATTCAGAGACCAAGTTGCCTCGAATTTCGTGACTGTTGGATCGGTATTCGAAGACAGAATACTTACCAACTCATCCAAATCCGCCACGATACCTGAGCCCAGCAAAGCCACCGGAGGGTCTCCGAAAGTCTCGTGGGCTCGTTTGGCAGTCAAGTTGAGCAACTCTCCTTCAGGAGAGATCACCGCATCTCCGATTTTAAACTCGAAGTCCGGATCCATCATAGCCCGAATCACGTCGCTACGATATGGATACTCCTCAGTGTACGCCTCCATCTTAGCATTCAAGTAAGACATCAATTTCCGCTTCATCGACTCATTGATATCTTCCCCTTGCCCGGTAACAGGCTCCGCACTGCCGATCACAGCTTTGTCCGTAAAATAAATTTCATCCGTGACTGACGCGATGATTGCTCCTGCTGAAATCGCTTCGTCATTAACGAAAGTAACCGTCTTACCGGGAAAGCGATCCAGTACCTCCATAATTTCCAGAGTCGCATCCAAGCGTCCTCCCGGAGTTTTCATATCCAAAATTACAGTTCCATAGCCTTCGGCGATCGCGGTTTTCACCCCGCCTCGTATAGCGAACAAGGTTGGCTGGCCGATCTGATCCTGCACAGGAATGACATAGAAAGTGGCGTCATTCCCAGCTGAAGAAACATCAGAGAGGGAAGCAGGTTCCGAGTTTTGCAAAGTCTGGCCATCTAGGCCAGAGATCAGGGAAAAAACGTAACAAAGCAGGGGAAAGAAACGAATTCTCATGGGTTAACTTAACTTGTTCCAACAAGATACGAATAGCAAGGTCCAGCCATTGCGAAGAGCCGACTTCTTACGGAAAGCTTCAGAGAACAAAGCTTTGTTGAACTTTTCGTTTCCAAATTGACCAAAAACGCATTTTTATCCCCTACGCACTGACATGGAGGAAATAGAGTATCTTGGAGAAACCATCTACCGCTGGGAAGTCGGGGCCTCGACCTACCTAGCCGCGCCCACACGCGGAGCTCGTCTGATGAATTGGAACTTGAGCTACGCAGACGGCACTTTCCGCGACATCATCCATTGGCCCGACATAGACTCTATCGACAAGCTGGTCAAAGCGAGAGGTGGCAACCCCATCCTGTTCCCCTTTTCTGCCCGTACTTTTTCTAAAGGAGAGATCCAGAAATGGGTCGCCCCATCCGGCGAAACACTGCCGATGCCCATGCACGGCTTCGCTCGCCAAGGCAAATTTGAGATCACCCGGATCGACCAAACCGGTTTCGCAGCGAGCCTCCTCCCCGACTCAATCGCCAAGGAAGCATACCCTTTCGAATACGACTTCGAAGTCGTCTACCGTTTCCACGCCCGCGAGATGAGCGTGGAACTTAGACTGACCAACCAAGGAAAAATATCGATTCCTTGGTCCGCCGGGCATCATTTCTATTTCACCATTCCATGGATCGACGGCACCTCTCGCGAGGATTATAAGCTCAAGATTCCAGCCAAGAAGGCAGTCAGGCAGGATGCCAAGGGTTCGCTATCCCCAGTTAAGGGCATCAAGAAGATCGACAAGATTAGTAATCCCGAGCTCGTAGATCGTATCCATTATCAACTGACCAGCCCTATCATCGAGTGTTACTGCACCAAGGATGACTCCAAGCTGGAAATTGAAGTCGGCACAAATCCCACTCCTAACTCCGGATACGCCCTCGTAACATGGACTGAAACAGATGAGTCCCCCTTCTTCTGCATCGAGCCGTGGATGGGGCCGCCGAATGCTCCCGAGAACGAGATTGGCCTACATCAAGTCGCGCCCGGAGAGACCCAAGCCTTCTCGGTAACTATCCGCACCTAGAGAGCGGCGGAAGCTTTCTTCCGAATTCGGAAATTCCCGCTTCACCATTGGGTCAAGAGATCCCATGGTCCTGCTTCTTCCATGAAAAATCCCGACCTCTGCTGCCAACGCCTCGCTTGGGGCGATATTGATATCTCTCCCATAAAAACGCTTATCGGGCTCGCGAAATCTGAAGATCTGGAAGCAGGTGGACTCCTAAACGGAACCTCCACTCCGGGCGATCACTCCTCTGCCCTTTTGGAAGCAGGGCAAAACGTGACGACCACACTAAAAGCCCGCACAGAAATCTCACTCTGCGGGGTCGAGTTAGCTCCTCATGTCTTAGCCGCTTACGACTCAGAGCTCACTTTTCAGGCGCTCGCCAAAGATGGTGACAAGCTCGATTCGGGTGACTCCATCGGAACTGTCTCCGGTCCAGTCCGAAGCCTGCTCAGCGCCGAACGCCCTTTGCTAAACTTCATGCAAAAGCTCTCCGGAGTTTCGACCCTGACCCGCAAGTACGTCGACGCGATGGGCGACAGCCCCACTCGCCTACTAGACACCCGCAAAACTACGCCGGGCTATCGGACGCTGGAAAAATACGCCGTCGCCTGCGGAGGAGGATGGAACCACCGCATCGGTTTGTTCGACCGCGTCATGCTAAAGGACAATCATCTCGCCGCGTTCGGCGCGGATCCCCGCCAATCCGCCATCGACGCAGTTCAAGCCTCCCGCTCCAAGCATCCAAAGATCCTAGTCGAAATGGAAGTCGACACGCTCGGGCAAATAGAACACGCCCTAGCCGCTCAAGTGGACATTATCCTCTTAGACAACTTTTCCGTCGCCCAACTCAAGGAAGCGATCTCATTGATCGGTGATCGGGCAGTCACCGAGGCCAGTGGAGGCATCACCATCGAGAGCCTGCCGGAGCTGGCTAGCCTCGGCCTAGACTTCATCTCCACCGGAGCCACCGTACACCAATCCACTTGGATCGACATCGGCCTCGACTCCTGATTTTCCCATGACTGATAAAAACGTACTCATCCTACGCGAATTTCTGGCCGCCGAAGGCGACTTCGTATCGGGAAGCGAACTGGCGGAGCTGATCGGCGTCTCTCGCGTATCCGTCTGGTCTTACTTGGAGAAACTCAAGGCCAAAGGTTTCGAGTTCGAAGCCGTCCGAAGCAAGGGGTACCGGCTAACCCAAATGCCAAGCGAGTTGAACGAAGCCCTCATCCAATCGCGCCTGCAACACGCAGCGGCAGATTTCCAGGCCATCGTTTTGGACGAAGTCGACAGCACCAACTCCGAAGCGGAACGCCGTATCGCCAACGGCGACCCAACTCCCTTTGTGGTAGCATCCAGACTTCAAACCCAAGGTCGCGGCCGTCTGGGAAGAGTTTGGCACAGCCCTCAAAACGGAAACCTTTACGCAAGCTTCGCCTTCCGCCCTCAAGTCTCCCCCAGTCAAATCTCGCTCTTCACGCTTTGGATGGGGATCAATATTTGCGAGTGCATCAACTCCATCTGCCGCACCAGCTGCCAAATCAAATGGCCCAACGACCTGCACGTGGAGGGCAAGAAGGTAGCGGGCATTCTGACCGAAGCCCGCATGGAGGCGGATCTCGTGCTTAACGTAGTGCTTGGCATCGGCCTAAACGTGAACAGCGACGCCTCAACCTGGCCAGACGAGCTAAAGAGCATCGCCACCTCCCTCAACCAGGTAGCGGGCGAAACTTTCGATATTAACAAACTCGTATCCACCCTCACTGGCCGAATCGCCATCGCCTACCGCAAACTCCTAGACGGAAGCCATAAAGCCGAGCTGAAGGAACGCTGGGCTCGCTATGATTCCCTCTTGGGCAAAAATGTGGCCCTCCTCCAGGGAGATCAGAGAATCTCTGGCATCGCTAGCGGCATTGACTCGAGCGGCTCTTTAATCATCGAGCGGGCCGATGGATCACGCTATCTCGCTCGAGCAGGAGAAGTGACGATCGAGAAGCAACCGCTCTAATTTCCAACTAAACCGCCAATATCCAACTCCTATGAAGCTCCATCCCGAGATATCCGCCAAGCACCTAGCTTGGATAGAAAAGCAACAAATGTTCTTCGTAGGCACTGCCCCTCTCGATGCGGAAGGACACGTCAATCTTTCGCCCAAAGGAGGCGACAGCTTTCGCGTCCTGAGTCCTCTGCAAGTCGCCTACCTCGACTACACCGGTAGCGGGGCGGAGACCATTGCCCACCTCCGTGAAAATGGTCGCATAGTGATCATGTTCTGCGCGTTCGAAGGGCCTCCACAGATTTTCCGACTGCACGGCAAAGGGACTGCCCACCTGCACGGAAGCCCGGAATTCGAAGAACTAAGCAAACATTTTCCAGAGAACCCGGGAGCTCGGTCTATCGTAGTGGTTGATGTGGAGCGAGTCGCCGATTCCTGTGGCTACGCTGTCCCCTTTTATGACTTTAAGGGGCACCGCAATGGACTCGACAAATGGGCCGAGAAAAAGGGCGAAGACGGGGTCAAGGCCTACCAAGCAGAGAACAATGAACGCAGCATAGATGGGCTGCCTTCCATTGACCACAGCTAAGCCAAGCTGGGCAAAAGACCCTACATAAAAGGTAAAACAGGTTTAAAGAAGGGAGCGGTAATTCCGATAAAACCTACAAATCTCTCTTTATTCCGCGACGGCCGCCGCGACCCTTTAAACCAAGCCATCTAGAACCTTCCCACCGATGCGACTCCACGTACCGCACGCGTCGGACCTTCCCTCCGCTCCCAAATGAAAAAGCAGGCTCTCCTACCCACCGGAATCGAGCAGCAATTCGAAATCTACGAGACCTTCTTCTCGACGACAGACTATCGCGGCATCATCACGGCGGGAAACAGTATTTTAACCCGCACCAGCGGCTACTCGCTCGATGAACTGATCGGCTCGCCTCACAATCTGATTCGCCACCCTTCCATGCCGAGATGCGTTTTCGCCATGCTCTGGGAAAATGCCAAGGACCGGCAACCTTTCGCTGGCTACGTTATCAACCAAGCCAAAAACGGGAATCACTATTGGGTCTTCGCTCTCATTGAACCACAAGCGGAGGAAATCATCTCCATCCGCATCAAACCGAGTTGCGGGCTCTTGAGCACCATCCAGTCCCTTTACCCGCAGCTACTGCAAGCCGAGGATGACGCTTTGGCCAACGGAGAGTCGATTCCCCAAGCCATTCAACGATCAAAAGCTTTGCTTGCCGAAGCAGTGCAGAAGCTAGGCTTCCAAGACTACGAAGCGTTCAGCCATTACAGCATAAACGCAGAGATACGACACCGGGACTCGGTCGTTAAAAAACAAGGCAGAACCCTTTTCCCAACTTCTATCCCGAGCACTTCGGATCAGGTAACACAGGAGGCCTACTACCGCGCCAAAAAAGCGTACCAAAACCTAGGCAGCGTCTTTACGGAGTTGGATAATTTCACTCGCCTTGCCAAAGAGATCAAAGATGGACGAGACGCGGTTCGCGATATCGCCGACGAATTTCGACTCAACGCCCTCAACGCAAATATCGCCGCCACCCCGCTTGGCGGAAAAGGCGCTACGATCGAAACCATCACCCGATTTCTGCACTCCCACGCCGGCGAGTTCTCGGACAATACAAGCAGTCTCGCCGATCAGGCAGCCGTAACGACCTCCTCCATTCAAAGATGCGTGGCACGCCTCGCCTCCGCCCGTATCCAAATGGAGACATTGATCAATTACCTTTGCGAAAGTTCGTATTCGGGAGATTCTCGCCTACTGGCCGGAATGCTTTCGGTAGCTGTGTCAGAAAACCTGATACATGCAGAGCGGCGAATTCACTCCATCCTGAAATCCCTCTCCGAACTGGGCCGCAAGCAAGAGGCTCTGCAAAGGGCCATCACCGCCTTTAACGTCGCCCAAACCTCTGGTTTGATGGAATGTTCCCGCCTTCCAGAGGCTAAGCACCTCACCAGTATGTTCTCGGACCTCAGACAACGGATCGAGGATGCCAACACGGAACTGGCCGACTCTGAGCGCATATTGGATAAGCTGAAATCACTCGCTGCAGCTGCTCCGCCCAAGATCAAAATGGTGATTGCGAGCTTGCGAACCATAAGCGGGCGCGAACCTAAGCTCCCGCTCGGGATCCAGCCCTTTTCAAATGCCGAGCACTCGATGCTCACATTCGAGCCGCCAGCTCGAAACGCCCATCCAAGCGTTTTGCGGTAACTCCCTTCAGTTCCAAAGTCAGTAGCGAAACCGAAACCTCGGAAATCCCTAGGTCTAGCTTCTCCGCCAAGTCCTCCTGGCTTACCGCTTCCCCTCCCTCGAGCAGCTTCGCTATTTGAGCTTCCAGGCCTTCGAG
This genomic interval from Pelagicoccus albus contains the following:
- the miaA gene encoding tRNA (adenosine(37)-N6)-dimethylallyltransferase MiaA, whose translation is MSGNKSNKGRKKDSLSTIYCLTGCTAVGKTEYALSWAEAFGAEIVNCDSLLFYRGMDIGTAKPDSSERTRVPHHLIDILEPCEQMDVGRYLDLAKEVIREIQGRGKRVLVVGGSGFYLKAFFDPVVDAVDVSNDTKEMVSSFMERGLSAAVEELRDRNPLGIDGLDIENPRRVQKALERCLESGKTLQQLKREFAGQSNSLTEADKQLCILTRETEELNERIASRVGIMLDMGLVEEVERLLERGIEENPSACRSIGYRETIAYLKGEYDQAQLVERITVNTRRLAKKQRTWFRGQVADRGRFLDLSADSSVSPAEIFSGLGPGK
- a CDS encoding NfeD family protein; the encoded protein is MSLLVGLIILGLGLVMLEIFIPGGIVGIFGGLSLIAAVGFAYDGYGAEGAIIVFLIGLAGLVACLWFEFKVLPKTPAGKKFFLQDKVDGISQNAVGDESMIGKECSTATAMAPSGYILCEGKKMEAVSCSGFIEKGAAVKIESFDQFKVTVSKI
- the floA gene encoding flotillin-like protein FloA (flotillin-like protein involved in membrane lipid rafts), giving the protein MNSTMITIALVVAGIIGLVVFLYLLSFFQTWLKAILSDAAVGFAKLVAMRLRGVPYSTVVDAKITAVKAGINLSEGELEAHYLAGGNLIPTVQAIIAAKKAGISLEWVRACAIDLATKGSGKSVVEAVRTSVDPKVIDCPSQDGPKKTIDGVAKDGIQVKAKARVTVRTNLDRFVGGAKEETIIARVGEGIVTTIGSADTYKKVLESPDSISKVVLERGLDVGTAFEILSIDIADVDVGQNVGALLQEAQAEANKNMAQAEAEIRRAAAVALEQEMQAKVQEMRAKVVEAEAQVPLAMAEAFRSGNLGIMDYYKMKNVESDTRMRDSISGKGESEKDAK
- a CDS encoding aldose epimerase, which produces MEEIEYLGETIYRWEVGASTYLAAPTRGARLMNWNLSYADGTFRDIIHWPDIDSIDKLVKARGGNPILFPFSARTFSKGEIQKWVAPSGETLPMPMHGFARQGKFEITRIDQTGFAASLLPDSIAKEAYPFEYDFEVVYRFHAREMSVELRLTNQGKISIPWSAGHHFYFTIPWIDGTSREDYKLKIPAKKAVRQDAKGSLSPVKGIKKIDKISNPELVDRIHYQLTSPIIECYCTKDDSKLEIEVGTNPTPNSGYALVTWTETDESPFFCIEPWMGPPNAPENEIGLHQVAPGETQAFSVTIRT
- a CDS encoding mechanosensitive ion channel family protein, whose protein sequence is MAQEDIQSAADAVSSANEPDGIMSFFTEERLDGILAWAAENALKVVAAILIFVIGKWIAGKIRNGVKKAMEKKEVDPALVSFGVNIIYYVLMIAVILAAVQQVGFQTTSLVAILGAAGLAVGMALQGSLSNFAAGVLIIMFRPFRIGDVINAGGQTGCVKEIGVLVTIMTSPDNKKIIMPNSAIMSGCITNITAHETRRVDMTVGVSYSDDLDKVQSIILDVLNADSRVLQDPAPQVVVAELADSSVNFNVRPWTKGSDYWGVFFDFQKTIKQRLDKEGVTIPFPQQDVYMHQVDKA
- the nadC gene encoding carboxylating nicotinate-nucleotide diphosphorylase produces the protein MKNPDLCCQRLAWGDIDISPIKTLIGLAKSEDLEAGGLLNGTSTPGDHSSALLEAGQNVTTTLKARTEISLCGVELAPHVLAAYDSELTFQALAKDGDKLDSGDSIGTVSGPVRSLLSAERPLLNFMQKLSGVSTLTRKYVDAMGDSPTRLLDTRKTTPGYRTLEKYAVACGGGWNHRIGLFDRVMLKDNHLAAFGADPRQSAIDAVQASRSKHPKILVEMEVDTLGQIEHALAAQVDIILLDNFSVAQLKEAISLIGDRAVTEASGGITIESLPELASLGLDFISTGATVHQSTWIDIGLDS
- a CDS encoding UDP-2,3-diacylglucosamine diphosphatase — protein: MKKPPLRYKTIFISDVHLGTLNCKAKECLHFLKNTRCDRLVLNGDIIDGWQLGRGSKWSKMDTKFVRYILKRVEKQQQEVIYLRGNHDDILSRFLPMEFSTVKIVEDYIHENANGRYLVLHGDVFDTITKNFTFLAHLGDWGYKMLMSLNRWYNKYRSWRGKEYYSLSKAIKAKVKKAVSFISDFEEKLAKLAASRDCVGVICGHIHTPADKHCEGMHYLNSGDWVESLSAIVEHQDGRFELIHFSEFLAEYPMKQEENANEIEDELDADFPRGLAAEGF
- a CDS encoding NfeD family protein → MRIRFFPLLCYVFSLISGLDGQTLQNSEPASLSDVSSAGNDATFYVIPVQDQIGQPTLFAIRGGVKTAIAEGYGTVILDMKTPGGRLDATLEIMEVLDRFPGKTVTFVNDEAISAGAIIASVTDEIYFTDKAVIGSAEPVTGQGEDINESMKRKLMSYLNAKMEAYTEEYPYRSDVIRAMMDPDFEFKIGDAVISPEGELLNLTAKRAHETFGDPPVALLGSGIVADLDELVSILSSNTDPTVTKFEATWSLNLAQFIVSLAPFLLAVAVISVYVEFQSPGFGIFGIVGVVFFLIAIFGHNVAGLSGHEPLLLFVIGIALLVLEIVVAPGVLIFAIPGFVFLMVSLVWSMADVWPAETPDFTWSWEMFERPIQNLLGGTLMGIVLILVLARFLPKTFIWDRLVLKESLAVESDEPVAQEAVGIVGEMAIATTDLVPSGQIEVHGKRYEAKLEFGTARKGVPLRVVSKRDFGYIVEEVQS